The following are encoded in a window of Blastocatellia bacterium genomic DNA:
- a CDS encoding VWA domain-containing protein, giving the protein MKKFSCWLTLVILILCQGSSVAQSGRHRRESPPPSTAASESDEAVRLSTTEVVVPVTVRNRYGRPIQGLTKSDFILYEDGRRQELTGFYADSVAAHIVMLIDVSGSVQTEIDNIRLAALSVITQLRPNDRVCIYQFNDTVRLLEDWTSDKLRLERALMNLPATGNTAFYNALYEAALKLSQIDGRRTILLLTDGVDTYQGKHPKSAAEAFEAIQRAEASVYVISKTKALREYLRGIRSPSIFRALDPRDLQIQWLLQALDESERWLISLAERTGGKIYFPVSQYDLTSVYNDIAQELNAQYVLHYVPQNLNFDGRFRRIRVETSNPAYIAYAREGYYAVRR; this is encoded by the coding sequence ATGAAAAAATTCTCTTGCTGGTTGACGCTTGTCATTTTGATCTTGTGTCAAGGGTCATCGGTCGCTCAAAGCGGTCGGCACCGCCGTGAATCGCCGCCGCCTTCCACAGCCGCTTCCGAGAGCGATGAGGCGGTCAGGCTTTCGACGACGGAAGTTGTCGTGCCGGTCACCGTGCGAAACCGCTATGGTCGGCCTATTCAAGGTCTGACCAAATCCGACTTCATACTGTACGAAGATGGTCGCCGACAAGAGCTGACCGGATTTTACGCTGACTCGGTAGCCGCTCACATCGTGATGTTGATTGACGTATCCGGCAGCGTGCAGACGGAAATTGACAACATCCGGTTGGCAGCCCTCTCCGTCATCACGCAATTGCGCCCTAACGACCGCGTCTGCATTTACCAATTTAACGACACCGTGCGGCTGCTTGAGGATTGGACATCAGACAAACTCCGTCTTGAACGGGCTTTGATGAATTTGCCGGCCACGGGAAACACAGCCTTTTACAACGCCCTGTACGAAGCAGCGCTCAAGCTATCTCAAATTGATGGCCGCCGCACGATCCTGTTGTTGACTGATGGCGTTGATACCTACCAAGGTAAACATCCCAAATCAGCGGCGGAAGCCTTTGAAGCGATACAACGGGCGGAGGCCAGCGTCTATGTCATCAGTAAGACCAAGGCGCTCCGCGAGTATCTGCGAGGCATTCGCTCGCCTTCAATCTTCCGCGCATTAGACCCGCGCGACCTGCAGATTCAATGGCTGCTTCAGGCGTTAGATGAATCAGAACGCTGGCTCATCTCGCTGGCCGAACGAACGGGCGGCAAAATCTATTTCCCGGTGAGCCAATATGATCTGACTTCTGTCTACAACGACATCGCGCAGGAACTAAACGCCCAATATGTCCTGCACTACGTTCCGCAAAACTTGAATTTCGATGGCCGGTTCCGCCGCATTCGCGTGGAAACAAGCAATCCAGCCTACATTGCTTACGCGCGCGAAGGATATTATGCCGTCCGACGATAG
- the gltX gene encoding glutamate--tRNA ligase, with translation MTDIRVRFAPSPTGFLHVGGARTALFNWLFARKHHGTFILRIEDTDAERSSSEMVEGILEGLRWLELDWDEGPYFQSQRLPLYQQTAHALVESGHAYYCFCSPQELAIKRQRALQQKRDAQYDRACRSLTNQEIQSKLDAGAPRAIRFKVPLEGTTQFDDVVFGRIQVQNAMIEDFVLLRSDGHPTYHLSVVVDDAQMRISHVIRGADHLSNTPKQVLLYQALGLSLPCFTHLPLILGPDRTRLSKRHGATSVTAYRDMGFLPEAFRNFLALLGWSPGASKQELFTTPELIAAFSLEGISKTNAIFDPDKALWVNAQHLGKMSTEALIPFVRSELIKANLWNEAYAGEQRQWFCQFIELLKSRARTLTYFVEAGRPYLSDDFTMQPEAVAQNLSRPELKELLPELAHRYEQLDSFTLESTEAVLRQLAAERGLKAGILINAVRTALTGSAATPGIFDVIVTIGQQRTALRLRQATRWIS, from the coding sequence ATGACCGATATTCGCGTTCGCTTCGCTCCTTCACCCACCGGCTTTCTTCACGTTGGTGGCGCGCGCACGGCGCTCTTCAATTGGTTGTTTGCTCGCAAGCATCACGGGACGTTCATCCTCCGCATCGAAGACACAGACGCGGAACGCTCATCCTCAGAGATGGTCGAGGGAATCCTGGAGGGTCTTCGTTGGCTGGAGCTGGACTGGGATGAAGGACCTTACTTTCAATCTCAGCGATTGCCTCTCTACCAGCAAACAGCGCATGCCTTGGTCGAATCAGGCCACGCCTACTATTGTTTTTGCTCACCACAAGAATTGGCCATCAAGCGTCAGCGCGCCCTCCAACAAAAGCGCGATGCCCAATACGACCGCGCCTGCCGCTCACTGACAAACCAGGAGATTCAATCAAAGCTTGACGCTGGCGCGCCACGCGCTATCAGGTTTAAGGTCCCCTTGGAAGGCACAACACAATTTGATGACGTGGTCTTCGGACGTATCCAGGTGCAGAACGCCATGATCGAAGACTTTGTGCTGTTGCGCTCGGATGGGCATCCCACGTATCACCTGAGCGTGGTGGTGGATGATGCTCAAATGCGCATCAGCCACGTCATTCGCGGTGCCGATCACTTGTCCAACACCCCCAAACAGGTGCTGCTCTATCAGGCGTTGGGCTTGTCGCTGCCCTGTTTCACGCATCTGCCGCTCATTCTCGGCCCCGACCGCACACGCCTCTCGAAGCGCCACGGCGCCACCAGCGTCACTGCCTATCGTGACATGGGTTTCTTGCCGGAGGCTTTTAGGAATTTTCTGGCGTTGCTGGGCTGGTCGCCGGGCGCCAGCAAACAAGAACTGTTCACCACGCCCGAACTGATTGCCGCATTCTCCCTGGAAGGCATCAGCAAGACCAACGCTATTTTTGATCCGGACAAAGCGCTATGGGTCAACGCCCAGCACCTCGGTAAAATGTCCACCGAAGCCTTGATTCCATTTGTCCGGTCTGAGCTCATCAAGGCCAACCTCTGGAATGAAGCCTATGCCGGCGAGCAACGTCAGTGGTTCTGTCAGTTTATTGAGCTGCTCAAATCGCGAGCGCGCACGCTGACCTACTTCGTTGAGGCCGGACGGCCCTACTTATCTGACGATTTCACCATGCAACCGGAAGCAGTTGCTCAAAATCTGAGCCGACCAGAACTGAAAGAGCTGCTGCCCGAGTTAGCTCACAGATATGAACAACTGGACTCCTTCACGCTGGAATCAACTGAAGCCGTATTGCGACAACTGGCTGCCGAGCGAGGCCTGAAAGCAGGCATTCTGATCAACGCGGTACGCACGGCTTTGACAGGAAGCGCTGCCACCCCAGGGATTTTTGATGTGATCGTCACCATCGGCCAACAACGCACTGCTCTGCGCCTGCGTCAGGCAACACGATGGATCAGTTGA
- a CDS encoding YebC/PmpR family DNA-binding transcriptional regulator — translation MSGHSKWHSIKHKKGALDAKRGKLFTKLIRELTIAARGGGDPDANPRLRKAISDAKAANMPNDTIQRAIDRGTGKIAGESLEEVVYEGYGPGGVAIMVEAVTSNKNRTVSELRHLFSRHNGNLGESGCVAWMFETKGYITFDKGSVSEDQIYALAIEAGADDVTEEEGAFEIITAPENFEAVLSAVKQAGLEPTSASITKLPQNYVKISGKDAQMMLKLYEALDEHDDVQHVFANFDIPQHELEAAATT, via the coding sequence ATGTCAGGACACTCCAAGTGGCATAGCATTAAACATAAGAAAGGGGCGCTCGATGCGAAGCGCGGCAAGCTGTTCACGAAGCTGATTCGTGAATTAACCATTGCAGCTCGCGGCGGCGGCGACCCTGATGCCAATCCCCGCCTGAGAAAAGCGATCAGCGATGCGAAAGCAGCCAACATGCCCAACGATACGATCCAGCGGGCGATTGATCGTGGCACAGGCAAGATCGCCGGCGAGAGCCTTGAAGAAGTCGTTTACGAAGGCTATGGACCCGGTGGCGTGGCCATCATGGTGGAAGCGGTAACCTCCAATAAAAACCGAACGGTGTCCGAACTGCGACATCTCTTCTCCCGCCATAATGGCAACCTGGGCGAAAGCGGATGCGTGGCCTGGATGTTCGAGACCAAAGGATACATCACGTTCGATAAAGGCAGCGTCTCTGAAGATCAGATCTACGCGCTGGCCATTGAAGCCGGCGCCGACGACGTCACCGAAGAAGAGGGCGCGTTTGAGATTATCACGGCGCCTGAGAACTTCGAGGCTGTGCTGTCGGCAGTGAAACAAGCCGGCTTGGAGCCAACCTCAGCCAGCATCACGAAACTGCCGCAAAACTACGTGAAAATTTCCGGCAAGGATGCTCAGATGATGCTCAAACTCTATGAAGCATTGGATGAGCACGACGACGTCCAACACGTGTTTGCCAACTTTGATATTCCTCAGCATGAGCTGGAAGCAGCCGCTACTACTTAG